The Edaphobacter sp. 12200R-103 genome contains a region encoding:
- a CDS encoding YciI family protein, with the protein MRFMMLMIPKGYESAAPDTMPSAEAVTAMMKYNESLKKAGVLLALDGLHPPSTGARVTFEDGKPHVTDGPFAEVKEVLGGYWMIQVRSREEAIEWAKRCPASANETIEIRQVQELADFPPDVQKAAAGLTEMQPDNRRAS; encoded by the coding sequence ATGCGATTCATGATGCTGATGATCCCTAAAGGATATGAGAGTGCAGCTCCGGACACGATGCCAAGCGCCGAAGCAGTAACCGCAATGATGAAGTACAACGAATCCCTGAAAAAAGCAGGAGTCCTGCTGGCGCTCGACGGTCTTCATCCACCGTCGACCGGAGCGCGCGTCACCTTCGAGGACGGAAAACCGCACGTGACAGACGGCCCTTTTGCTGAAGTGAAAGAAGTGCTCGGCGGCTACTGGATGATCCAGGTCCGGTCACGCGAAGAGGCAATCGAGTGGGCGAAACGCTGCCCTGCCTCTGCCAACGAGACCATTGAGATACGCCAGGTGCAGGAGCTCGCCGACTTTCCTCCTGACGTCCAGAAGGCAGCTGCCGGACTGACAGAGATGCAACCGGACAACAGAAGAGCATCCTGA
- a CDS encoding YciI family protein, which produces MRFLMLYRPADVASVEAGLPPTPEMMARMGDLIQRKIEEGKLLATEGCGPTCNGAKVRLSNGKLNVTDGPFAEAKELIAGFALYRANSKQEAIAEAREFLEIAGDGEVEIRLVHDSDNCIESIKLSHQAQTV; this is translated from the coding sequence ATGCGATTTCTTATGCTGTACCGCCCCGCAGATGTGGCCAGCGTGGAGGCTGGCCTCCCACCCACACCAGAGATGATGGCCCGCATGGGCGATCTTATCCAGCGGAAGATCGAAGAAGGCAAGCTGCTTGCGACCGAGGGCTGCGGTCCCACCTGCAACGGCGCCAAGGTTCGGTTGAGCAATGGGAAACTCAACGTAACGGATGGGCCATTCGCCGAGGCGAAGGAACTGATCGCCGGATTCGCCCTCTACCGGGCGAACTCGAAGCAGGAGGCCATCGCAGAAGCCCGCGAGTTTCTCGAGATCGCCGGCGATGGCGAGGTCGAGATCCGTCTCGTTCACGACTCCGACAACTGTATCGAGTCCATCAAGCTGAGCCATCAGGCACAAACCGTATAG
- a CDS encoding VOC family protein, translated as MQIQPYLFFKGDCEEAFKFYERVLKGKIEAMLPHAGTPAEQHTAPEWRDKIMHARLTVGDAVLMASDAPPEHYKAPQGFSVSLQVDQNAEAERIFNELSAGGKVTMPIQPTFWATRFAMFTDKFGIAWMINCNEPNA; from the coding sequence ATGCAGATTCAACCCTATCTCTTCTTTAAAGGCGACTGTGAAGAAGCCTTCAAGTTTTACGAGCGTGTCCTCAAGGGCAAGATTGAGGCGATGCTCCCCCACGCCGGAACTCCCGCCGAGCAGCACACCGCTCCAGAATGGCGCGACAAGATCATGCATGCCCGCCTGACCGTAGGTGACGCCGTTCTGATGGCCTCCGATGCCCCGCCGGAGCACTACAAGGCACCCCAGGGTTTCTCCGTCAGCCTGCAGGTCGACCAGAACGCCGAGGCCGAGCGCATCTTCAACGAGCTCTCTGCCGGTGGCAAGGTGACGATGCCGATCCAGCCGACGTTCTGGGCGACGCGCTTCGCGATGTTCACCGACAAGTTCGGAATCGCCTGGATGATCAACTGCAACGAACCAAACGCATAG
- a CDS encoding YciI family protein has product MILRKADKQMEQGAGLPSKELLGAIGNYYQSMRDAGILLGGEWLQPSANSSRIVINKGKQTVVDGPFTELKELVAGFIVINVPSREEALAWAQKCPTLTGECDVEVEIRQLIEASDFPADYAEELTKHASKTMASDAEKNLQTTTVG; this is encoded by the coding sequence ATGATCCTTCGCAAAGCCGACAAGCAGATGGAACAGGGTGCAGGTCTGCCGAGCAAAGAACTTCTTGGCGCTATCGGAAACTACTACCAATCCATGCGCGATGCTGGCATTCTGCTGGGCGGTGAGTGGTTGCAGCCCAGTGCGAACTCCTCCCGGATCGTCATCAATAAGGGCAAGCAGACTGTGGTGGACGGCCCCTTCACCGAGCTAAAGGAACTTGTCGCCGGATTCATCGTAATCAACGTCCCTTCCAGAGAAGAGGCTCTCGCCTGGGCGCAGAAGTGCCCTACCCTCACGGGTGAGTGCGACGTTGAGGTCGAGATCCGCCAGCTCATTGAGGCATCTGATTTCCCGGCCGACTACGCAGAGGAGCTGACGAAACACGCATCGAAGACCATGGCGTCGGATGCAGAAAAGAACCTGCAGACGACTACTGTCGGATAA
- a CDS encoding CPBP family intramembrane glutamic endopeptidase has product MSQPATPPQPDDLHRDLSQPQAPADVAMSPNGEAIVIQAPPPSDARGPGVPARVPHIGHAILFVALTFLLLMIAQVSLLGLAHPVADPHRTGVAAAHPKLLIAAEAVSYVLTLAASWLFFPLLWQRSFSNGIQWNFATARRNAFKLIPIGLLIGFIVQALSSLIPVPKSIPMDDFFRTSSDVWVVAAFGTLLAPMFEEIAFRGFLFPAFAIAYDWLCLPRTPAAHEHWRNTTNLTLASIIFSAILSSIFFALIHGQQLGHTWIAVFVLFCVSLVLTAVRVRTRSVASSALVHASYNLSVFLTMFIATGGFRHLERLAR; this is encoded by the coding sequence ATGAGCCAACCTGCTACACCTCCGCAGCCTGACGATCTGCACCGCGACCTTTCACAGCCGCAGGCTCCCGCTGATGTCGCGATGTCTCCTAACGGAGAGGCCATCGTAATCCAGGCGCCTCCCCCCTCGGACGCTCGCGGCCCCGGGGTTCCAGCGCGGGTTCCTCACATCGGCCACGCGATCCTCTTCGTCGCGCTGACATTTCTGCTGCTGATGATCGCCCAGGTCTCTCTGCTGGGGCTGGCGCATCCGGTGGCCGATCCGCACAGGACGGGCGTTGCCGCAGCACATCCCAAGCTGCTGATCGCCGCCGAGGCCGTCAGCTATGTCCTCACGCTGGCCGCCTCCTGGCTGTTTTTTCCTCTGCTCTGGCAGCGCTCCTTCAGCAACGGAATCCAGTGGAACTTCGCAACTGCGCGGCGCAACGCCTTCAAGCTGATCCCGATCGGTCTTCTCATCGGCTTCATCGTGCAGGCCCTCTCTTCGCTGATTCCCGTGCCGAAATCGATCCCGATGGACGATTTCTTCCGCACATCATCCGATGTCTGGGTGGTCGCGGCTTTCGGTACCCTGCTTGCTCCCATGTTTGAAGAGATCGCCTTCCGCGGCTTTCTCTTCCCAGCCTTTGCCATCGCCTATGACTGGCTCTGCCTGCCCCGGACTCCCGCAGCGCACGAACACTGGCGCAATACCACCAACCTGACGCTGGCCTCCATCATCTTCTCGGCGATCCTCTCCAGCATCTTTTTCGCGCTGATTCACGGCCAGCAGCTGGGACATACATGGATCGCTGTCTTCGTCCTCTTCTGCGTCTCACTGGTCCTGACCGCCGTCCGCGTCCGCACACGATCGGTCGCCAGCTCGGCACTGGTGCATGCCAGCTATAACCTGTCAGTGTTTTTGACGATGTTTATCGCAACCGGCGGGTTCCGGCATCTTGAGCGGTTAGCGCGATAG
- the uvrA gene encoding excinuclease ABC subunit UvrA, translated as MGTEIIPRTPQGITHITVRGARQHNLRNVSVSIPRNTLTVVTGLSGSGKSSLAFDTIYAEGQRRYVETLSAYARQFLDQMERPDVDSIDGLSPAISIEQKTTSRSPRSTVGTITEIYDYLRLLYASVGQPHCPNCHRPISRQSADQIVERIVALAPGERITIMAPIVRGRKGEFREELEALDQQGFRARVDGEMIEITEGMRLEKRKNHTIEAIVDRIILKPLAATEAGAPSSVRDDASRRETKVGSQESSIFKYDTRRLEASVAKALQMANGLVLIGIQDPVTRKQEETLYSSSMACPDCGINVPKLEPRSFSFNSAYGACPECHGLGSIYDFDPAKTITDWSKPLLDGAMGPGSASQYLLRLIKLAAEKYKIDIRKPFDQLTPEQQNLFLYGPPRGEAGRTGFHGIFAYLRANLEDTKSEGYREYMMQYMSATTCPRCQGKRLRPESLAVTVNGQSIADFTGLSLERALKSARDMNFAGRERLIADRLQREVIERLEFLNAVGLGYLSLDRSAATLSGGEGQRIRLATQIGSRLRGVLYVLDEPSIGLHQRDNQRLISALEDLRDLGNTVLVVEHDEDTIRKADYVLDLGPGAGKNGGHLIADGTPDQIMANDASVTGKYLAGKIEIVARKEPRPLTGNWITVENARAHNLRNVTAHFPLGVMTVITGVSGSGKSTLVNDILYRALARELYGSREEPGQHGRVRGISQIDKVIEIDQSPIGRTPRSNPATYTGVFSAIRDLFAMLPESRERGYKPGRFSFNVQGGRCEACQGEGQRRIEMNFLPDVYVLCEVCNGRRYNQETLAVKFNGYSIADILDLAIEDAVPVLKDIPAVNQRLQTLVDVGLGYIHLGQSATTLSGGEAQRMKLARELSKRQTGRTLYLLDEPTTGLHFDDVRKLLEVLHRLTDLGNTVIIIEHNLDIIRNADYILDLGPEGGEGGGQIIAHGTPEQVATVKGSHTAEFLARHYDPRLLANRNGASHAGPQPAGIGAAPDPDKKPKGKFVPPEKKTGVPTARAAKLSKTEDSDSPTRKKSAKAKKTAKSTKKKA; from the coding sequence ATGGGCACCGAAATTATCCCCCGCACTCCGCAGGGCATCACCCACATCACCGTGCGGGGCGCCCGTCAGCACAACCTGCGCAATGTCTCTGTCTCGATCCCGCGAAACACCCTGACCGTCGTGACCGGACTCTCCGGCTCGGGCAAATCGTCCCTCGCCTTTGACACCATCTACGCTGAAGGCCAACGCCGCTACGTTGAGACGCTCTCCGCCTACGCCCGCCAGTTCCTCGACCAGATGGAGCGGCCCGATGTCGACTCCATCGACGGCCTGAGTCCTGCGATCTCGATCGAGCAGAAGACAACCTCGCGCTCGCCGCGCTCGACCGTCGGAACCATCACCGAGATCTACGACTACCTCCGGCTGCTCTACGCCTCCGTCGGCCAGCCGCACTGCCCCAACTGCCACCGTCCCATCTCGCGCCAGAGCGCCGACCAGATCGTCGAGCGCATCGTCGCTCTCGCCCCTGGCGAGCGAATCACCATCATGGCTCCCATCGTGCGAGGCCGCAAAGGCGAGTTTCGCGAAGAGCTCGAGGCCCTCGACCAGCAGGGCTTCCGCGCCCGCGTCGACGGCGAGATGATCGAGATCACAGAGGGTATGCGCCTCGAAAAGCGCAAGAATCACACCATCGAGGCCATCGTCGACCGCATCATCCTCAAGCCCCTGGCCGCCACAGAAGCGGGTGCCCCATCTTCGGTTCGCGACGACGCCAGTCGGCGCGAGACTAAGGTGGGTTCGCAGGAATCCTCCATCTTTAAGTACGACACGCGACGCCTCGAAGCCTCGGTCGCCAAGGCCCTTCAGATGGCGAACGGCCTCGTCCTCATCGGCATCCAGGACCCGGTCACCCGCAAGCAGGAAGAGACCCTCTACTCCTCCTCCATGGCCTGCCCGGACTGCGGCATCAACGTCCCCAAGCTCGAGCCGCGCAGCTTCTCCTTCAACTCCGCCTACGGCGCCTGCCCCGAGTGCCACGGCCTGGGGTCCATCTACGACTTCGATCCCGCCAAGACCATCACCGACTGGTCCAAGCCCCTGCTCGATGGAGCCATGGGCCCCGGCTCCGCCTCGCAGTACCTCCTGCGCCTCATCAAGCTCGCCGCTGAAAAGTACAAGATCGACATCCGCAAGCCCTTCGACCAGCTAACACCCGAGCAGCAGAACCTCTTCCTCTACGGCCCTCCCAGGGGCGAGGCAGGACGAACCGGCTTCCACGGCATCTTCGCCTACCTCCGCGCCAACCTCGAAGACACCAAATCCGAGGGTTATCGCGAGTACATGATGCAGTACATGTCCGCGACCACCTGCCCACGCTGCCAGGGCAAGCGCCTGCGGCCAGAGTCGCTCGCCGTCACCGTCAACGGTCAGTCCATCGCCGACTTTACCGGGCTCTCTCTGGAGCGTGCGCTCAAAAGCGCTCGCGACATGAACTTCGCCGGACGCGAACGCCTGATCGCCGATCGCCTGCAACGCGAGGTGATCGAGCGGCTGGAGTTTCTGAACGCTGTCGGCCTCGGCTATCTTTCGCTCGACCGTTCTGCCGCCACGCTCTCCGGCGGCGAAGGACAGCGCATCCGACTGGCTACACAGATCGGCTCGCGCCTCCGCGGCGTCCTCTACGTCCTGGACGAACCTTCCATCGGGCTGCATCAGCGCGACAACCAGCGCCTTATCTCCGCACTCGAAGACCTGCGGGACCTCGGCAACACGGTCCTCGTCGTCGAGCACGACGAGGACACCATCCGCAAGGCAGACTACGTTCTCGATCTCGGCCCGGGAGCCGGCAAAAACGGAGGTCACCTCATCGCGGACGGCACTCCCGACCAGATCATGGCGAACGACGCCTCGGTCACGGGGAAATACCTCGCCGGGAAGATCGAGATCGTCGCCCGCAAAGAGCCTCGCCCGCTAACCGGCAACTGGATCACCGTCGAGAATGCGCGTGCCCACAATCTCAGGAACGTTACCGCGCACTTCCCGCTTGGAGTGATGACGGTCATCACCGGGGTCTCTGGCTCGGGCAAGAGCACGCTGGTCAATGACATCCTCTATCGCGCTCTCGCCCGAGAACTATACGGTTCGCGCGAAGAGCCCGGCCAGCACGGCCGGGTCCGCGGCATCTCGCAGATCGACAAGGTCATCGAGATCGATCAGTCTCCGATCGGCCGCACTCCGCGCTCCAACCCAGCGACCTACACCGGGGTCTTCTCCGCCATCCGCGACCTCTTTGCCATGCTTCCGGAGTCGCGCGAACGCGGTTACAAACCCGGACGCTTCAGCTTCAACGTGCAGGGCGGACGCTGCGAGGCCTGCCAGGGCGAGGGGCAGCGGCGCATCGAGATGAACTTCCTGCCAGACGTCTACGTTCTGTGCGAGGTCTGCAACGGCCGCCGCTACAACCAGGAGACTCTGGCGGTAAAGTTCAACGGCTACTCCATCGCCGATATCCTCGATCTCGCCATCGAAGATGCTGTGCCGGTCCTCAAAGACATTCCGGCGGTCAATCAGCGCCTGCAGACACTGGTCGACGTCGGCCTCGGCTACATTCACCTTGGTCAGTCCGCCACTACCCTTTCCGGAGGTGAGGCCCAGCGCATGAAGCTGGCTCGTGAGCTTTCGAAACGCCAGACAGGTCGTACCCTGTACCTGCTGGATGAGCCCACAACCGGCCTTCACTTCGACGACGTCCGCAAACTGCTGGAAGTGCTTCACCGTCTTACCGATCTGGGCAATACGGTCATCATCATCGAGCACAACCTCGACATTATCCGCAACGCCGATTACATTCTCGACCTTGGCCCGGAGGGCGGCGAAGGCGGAGGCCAGATCATCGCTCACGGCACGCCCGAGCAGGTCGCTACGGTCAAAGGCTCCCACACCGCCGAATTCCTCGCCCGTCACTACGATCCCAGACTTCTGGCGAACCGGAACGGTGCCAGCCATGCCGGACCGCAACCTGCCGGCATCGGAGCGGCTCCCGATCCCGACAAGAAGCCGAAGGGGAAGTTTGTTCCTCCCGAGAAGAAAACCGGCGTACCCACCGCGCGCGCAGCTAAACTTAGCAAGACAGAAGATTCCGATTCACCCACACGAAAGAAATCTGCCAAGGCAAAGAAGACTGCAAAATCAACAAAGAAGAAGGCATGA
- a CDS encoding MFS transporter yields the protein MSTNPTTSPATQDFTLSAPDKSNVRWFVCFLLFLATTINYMDRSVFSLIEPLLHLDFMGWVPGVDAAHQTVYNINYGRILICFQIAYGVGFLFAGRIIDKLGTKTGYAIAILVWGCASISHSLVGSVAGFCIARIFLGLGESGNFPAAIKATTEWFPSEERALATGLFNSGSNASAFVAPVLIAAVTMRWGWNAAFITTGSMGLIWCVIWLLFPYNRLRRGATQTQANLAPVTQGKPIYSVLLRHRGFWAFCIGKGFTDPIWWFYLFYLPKFLNDNYGLDLNHVKYPLIVIYTVASIGSVAGGWLSGFRMKHGHSVNSGRKFALLVCALCVLPIMLVPHMKTISPNNAWPAIALFCLATAAHQGWSANLFSTPTDMFPSTSVSTVVGIGGTAGAIGGAIFTWVVSHYFALHPLPIFALAGFAYVSALAIFQVLVPRLGQPRTA from the coding sequence ATGTCGACGAACCCCACAACCAGTCCCGCTACACAGGACTTCACCCTCTCGGCCCCCGACAAGTCCAATGTTCGCTGGTTTGTCTGCTTCCTTCTCTTTCTCGCGACGACCATTAACTACATGGATCGCTCGGTCTTCTCGCTGATCGAGCCGCTTCTGCACCTCGATTTCATGGGCTGGGTCCCCGGCGTAGATGCTGCCCATCAGACCGTCTACAACATCAACTACGGCCGCATTCTCATCTGCTTCCAGATCGCCTACGGCGTCGGCTTCCTCTTCGCCGGCCGCATCATCGACAAACTCGGCACCAAGACCGGATATGCCATCGCCATCCTGGTCTGGGGATGCGCTTCCATCAGCCACTCCCTCGTCGGCAGCGTCGCCGGTTTCTGCATCGCCCGCATCTTCCTCGGACTCGGCGAATCCGGAAACTTCCCTGCCGCCATCAAGGCCACGACCGAATGGTTTCCCTCCGAAGAGCGTGCGCTTGCTACCGGACTCTTCAACTCCGGCTCCAACGCCTCGGCCTTCGTCGCCCCTGTCCTGATCGCCGCCGTGACCATGCGCTGGGGATGGAACGCGGCCTTCATCACCACCGGCTCCATGGGGCTCATCTGGTGCGTCATCTGGCTGCTCTTTCCCTACAACCGTCTGCGTCGCGGAGCCACCCAGACTCAAGCCAATCTTGCACCCGTCACCCAGGGCAAACCCATCTACTCCGTCCTTCTCCGCCACCGCGGCTTCTGGGCCTTCTGTATCGGCAAAGGATTCACTGACCCCATCTGGTGGTTCTATCTCTTCTATCTGCCCAAGTTCCTCAACGACAACTATGGGCTGGACCTTAACCACGTTAAATATCCGCTCATCGTCATCTACACGGTTGCCAGCATCGGCTCGGTGGCGGGGGGCTGGCTCTCAGGCTTCCGCATGAAGCACGGACACAGCGTCAACTCCGGGCGCAAATTTGCCCTTCTCGTCTGCGCTTTGTGTGTTCTGCCCATCATGCTCGTACCTCACATGAAGACCATCTCGCCCAACAACGCCTGGCCGGCAATCGCGCTCTTCTGCCTCGCAACGGCGGCGCATCAGGGTTGGTCGGCCAATCTCTTCTCCACCCCTACCGACATGTTCCCGTCCACCAGTGTCAGCACCGTCGTTGGCATTGGCGGAACCGCTGGCGCAATCGGAGGAGCCATCTTCACCTGGGTCGTCTCCCATTACTTCGCACTGCACCCGCTGCCGATCTTCGCGCTCGCCGGATTCGCCTATGTCTCGGCGCTGGCAATCTTCCAGGTGCTCGTACCGCGCCTTGGCCAGCCCCGGACCGCCTGA
- a CDS encoding alpha-L-fucosidase yields MNLLHRSIATGLLFASSASLSFAQLQGSKADPTPTKHPVPAIQDTETAAQRDARMAWWRDARFGMFIHWGLYSIPAGEWKGQRTTHIGEWIMNDLSIPVADYKALAKQFNPTGFSAHDIVALAKSSGMKYIVITSKHHDGFAMFDSKADPFNIVAATPYHRDPLKELAEECRKQGIKLGFYYSQAQDWTAPGGAAIVRGNHDKVTGHWDKAQDGSFDDYLHKKSIPQIKELLENYKGYPVVVWFDTPTKMMTPERAAEIVKLLNKYPNLIWNNRLGGTYKGDTETPEQYIPAQGFPGRDWESCMTINDTWGYKSFDTNFKSSETLIRNLIDIASKGGNYLLNIGPDSKGIVPQPEVDRLHDMGKWMKVNGEAIYGTSATIFDTPTGTFSATEKGRDGKPKFNPTWEWRSTTKGNKVYIEIFDWKGHFHVDRMPRKVTGAYLLADSAHKPLKFTQKGAALDVDLPAQALDPVATVLVLNTTR; encoded by the coding sequence GTGAACCTTCTGCATCGCAGCATCGCAACCGGACTCCTCTTCGCCTCCTCAGCTTCGCTCAGCTTTGCCCAGCTTCAGGGCAGCAAGGCCGATCCCACCCCCACCAAACATCCCGTCCCCGCCATTCAAGACACCGAGACCGCCGCCCAGCGTGATGCCCGCATGGCGTGGTGGCGCGATGCCCGCTTCGGCATGTTCATTCACTGGGGCCTCTATTCCATCCCCGCGGGTGAGTGGAAGGGACAGCGCACCACCCACATCGGCGAATGGATCATGAACGATCTCTCCATCCCCGTCGCCGACTATAAGGCGCTCGCCAAGCAGTTCAACCCCACCGGCTTCTCCGCACATGACATTGTGGCGCTGGCAAAATCCTCCGGCATGAAGTACATCGTCATCACCTCCAAGCACCACGACGGCTTCGCCATGTTCGATTCCAAGGCCGATCCCTTCAACATCGTCGCCGCCACGCCGTATCATCGCGATCCCCTCAAGGAACTTGCTGAAGAATGCCGCAAGCAGGGCATCAAGCTGGGCTTCTACTATTCGCAGGCGCAGGACTGGACCGCACCCGGAGGCGCTGCCATCGTTCGCGGCAATCACGACAAGGTAACCGGACACTGGGATAAAGCGCAGGACGGATCCTTCGACGACTACCTGCACAAGAAGTCCATCCCCCAGATCAAAGAGTTGCTTGAGAATTACAAGGGCTACCCCGTCGTCGTCTGGTTCGATACCCCAACCAAGATGATGACCCCAGAGCGCGCGGCCGAGATCGTCAAGCTCCTCAACAAATATCCCAATCTCATCTGGAACAACCGTCTCGGAGGAACCTACAAAGGCGATACCGAAACCCCCGAACAGTACATCCCTGCCCAGGGATTCCCCGGCCGCGACTGGGAATCCTGCATGACCATCAACGACACCTGGGGATACAAATCTTTCGATACCAACTTCAAGTCCTCTGAGACCCTCATCCGCAATCTCATTGATATCGCCTCCAAGGGTGGCAACTACCTGCTTAACATCGGCCCAGACTCCAAGGGCATCGTCCCCCAGCCCGAAGTCGACCGGCTGCACGACATGGGCAAATGGATGAAGGTCAACGGCGAAGCCATCTACGGAACCAGCGCCACCATCTTCGACACACCCACCGGAACCTTCAGTGCCACCGAAAAAGGACGTGACGGCAAGCCGAAGTTCAACCCCACCTGGGAGTGGCGCTCCACCACCAAGGGCAACAAGGTGTACATCGAGATCTTCGACTGGAAGGGTCACTTCCACGTAGACAGGATGCCCCGCAAGGTCACTGGAGCCTACCTGCTCGCCGACTCCGCCCACAAGCCGCTCAAGTTCACCCAGAAGGGCGCTGCCCTCGACGTCGACCTCCCGGCCCAGGCCCTCGACCCCGTCGCCACCGTCCTGGTCCTCAACACAACAAGGTAA